The Pangasianodon hypophthalmus isolate fPanHyp1 chromosome 5, fPanHyp1.pri, whole genome shotgun sequence genome includes a window with the following:
- the jagn1a gene encoding protein jagunal homolog 1-A — MTSRAGPRAAGTDGSDFKHREKVAPHYQMSASLKSEIKKLTIVHLLIWLLIASQVTITHFKLFSHDVVAMPYQWEYPYLLSLLPSLLSGMAMPKNNISYLVISMISAGLFSVAPLIFGAMEMFPVAQQLYRHGKAYRFIFGFSAVSVMYLLMVIAIQVHAGQIYYSKKLLDAWFDSTQEKKKK, encoded by the exons ATGACATCACGTGCAGGCCCAAGAGCTGCCGGGACTGATGGGAGTGACTTCaagcacagagagaaagtggcTCCTCATTATCAGATGAG TGCTTCATTAAAGTCTGAGATCAAGAAGCTGACCATTGTGCATCTCCTAATATGGTTACTAATAGCCTCCCAGGTGACAATCACCCACTTCAAGCTGTTTTCCCATGACGTGGTGGCCATGCCCTATCAGTGGGAGTACCCATACCTCCTCAGCCTGCTGCCCTCGCTGCTGTCCGGCATGGCCATGCCCAAGAACAACATCAGCTACCTGGTGATATCCATGATCAGTGCTGGCCTATTTTCTGTGGCTCCGCTAATATTCGGTGCCATGGAGATGTTCCCGGTGGCGCAGCAGCTGTACCGACACGGCAAGGCTTACCGATTTATCTTTGGCTTCTCTGCAGTGTCAGTGATGTACCTGCTAATGGTGATCGCCATTCAGGTGCATGCAGGGCAAATTTACTACAGCAAGAAGCTACTGGATGCCTGGTTTGACTCCacacaagagaaaaagaaaaaataa